Proteins encoded by one window of Candidatus Melainabacteria bacterium:
- a CDS encoding acyltransferase, producing the protein MIKDFLTDFKNVFNGSITSLLKRYLFLTLYGLFKYLPTPIGDILRFIFLKFFLKKLSTFWIREGITFHFPENISVGKSVISEYVYLNGYGGVTIGDMVLVGANSMFYSHDHDFSDLSKPIRYQGLIKKPIIVKDNVFIGCNVVILGNVTINQGAVIGAGSVVTKDVPENTIVVGVPARVIATRDSKSEILNATEKVKLSVL; encoded by the coding sequence ATGATAAAAGATTTTTTAACTGATTTTAAAAATGTGTTTAATGGAAGTATAACTAGCTTGTTAAAAAGGTATCTGTTTTTAACTTTATATGGCTTGTTTAAATATCTTCCAACACCAATTGGGGATATTCTTAGATTTATCTTCTTGAAATTCTTTTTAAAAAAGTTAAGTACTTTTTGGATAAGGGAAGGGATTACATTTCACTTTCCTGAAAATATTTCTGTAGGAAAAAGTGTAATTAGTGAATATGTTTATTTAAATGGCTATGGAGGAGTAACAATCGGTGATATGGTACTTGTTGGTGCAAACAGTATGTTTTACTCTCATGATCATGATTTTAGTGATTTATCAAAACCAATTAGATATCAAGGCTTAATTAAAAAACCAATTATAGTAAAAGATAATGTTTTTATAGGATGTAATGTTGTTATTTTAGGCAATGTAACAATTAATCAAGGTGCAGTTATTGGTGCTGGAAGTGTTGTAACTAAAGATGTGCCTGAAAATACAATAGTTGTAGGGGTTCCTGCAAGAGTTATAGCTACACGTGATAGCAAATCAGAAATTTTGAATGCTACAGAAAAAGTAAAACTTAGTGTACTATGA
- a CDS encoding radical SAM protein, producing MITYLKNLKEKVNRQVGSDVFKRVVQYQGAKGLVNLVNVSVNAIQERHPPRLNYLPPCLFVEITNRCNLACPTCLLGTEQAYNGYNKSDIAFEQFKNIIDQIPSLVYVTLQGVGEPLLNKDIVKMIAYCSQRGISTYINTNGTVLTETKSKELIEARLSNLSISVNSFDEKVFAETRSGASIKKISENIKKFIQIKQVKNTKKPIVSFRAILMKETEPYMEDLIYKSDELGVDVLYIQLFMSIIADKNLMESSLSPSEIEEFSKKLETWKKKVKLQIITESFGKSSNNLGQCNLPWFSPNVTAEGFVTPCCTISNPNIINMGNIFNTPFEQIWNSEKFVNFRANFYDKQPKECVGCHNYKVKK from the coding sequence GTGATTACATACTTAAAAAATTTAAAAGAAAAAGTTAATAGGCAGGTTGGCTCAGATGTATTTAAGAGAGTAGTTCAATACCAAGGAGCAAAAGGGCTTGTTAATCTTGTTAATGTATCTGTTAATGCCATACAAGAAAGACATCCTCCAAGATTAAATTATCTGCCTCCATGTTTATTTGTAGAGATTACAAACAGATGTAATCTTGCATGTCCTACTTGTCTATTAGGAACTGAGCAAGCTTATAACGGCTATAACAAATCAGATATAGCTTTTGAACAATTTAAAAATATTATTGATCAAATTCCTTCACTTGTTTATGTGACTTTGCAAGGTGTAGGCGAACCTCTCTTAAATAAAGACATAGTTAAAATGATTGCTTATTGTAGTCAAAGAGGTATATCAACATACATAAACACAAATGGCACAGTACTTACTGAAACAAAATCAAAAGAACTAATAGAAGCACGATTATCAAATCTGTCTATTTCAGTAAACAGCTTTGATGAAAAAGTTTTTGCTGAAACACGTTCAGGTGCTTCAATTAAAAAAATATCTGAAAATATTAAAAAGTTTATTCAAATAAAGCAAGTTAAAAACACAAAAAAACCAATTGTTTCATTTAGAGCAATTTTAATGAAAGAAACTGAACCTTATATGGAAGATCTTATTTACAAATCAGATGAGCTTGGTGTTGATGTCCTCTATATACAACTTTTTATGAGTATCATTGCAGATAAAAATCTAATGGAATCATCTTTAAGTCCTTCTGAAATAGAAGAATTTTCAAAAAAGCTTGAGACATGGAAGAAAAAAGTAAAGTTACAAATTATCACTGAAAGTTTTGGAAAGTCATCAAATAATCTTGGTCAGTGTAATCTGCCATGGTTTAGCCCAAATGTTACTGCAGAAGGTTTTGTAACACCATGTTGTACTATAAGTAATCCAAACATTATAAATATGGGAAATATTTTTAATACACCTTTTGAACAAATATGGAACTCTGAAAAGTTTGTTAATTTTAGAGCTAATTTTTATGATAAACAACCAAAGGAATGTGTAGGATGCCATAATTACAAAGTTAAGAAATAG
- a CDS encoding flippase-like domain-containing protein, whose translation MRKNIFLYVKLILLIVIFAWIFKVVNVNETIKVLQKTNLFFFLLAFIINNLSSIFLTIKWHRLASPLEIKSDFTELLKLNYISIFYSTFIPGQASGELIKGIKLSKKEKAVQKVWIPIFIDKITNLFMVFVIGFIATLSDKTFRQNTGLILVISLLTILLFFTTIILFSENTEKIVSILKDFILRSLRTFNLNTKSIEEFSITYFKEYKKHDLLMLETFFWSLLIKAPHIFAFYFLSLSLNIDLNLIQNAWLFATVSLATILPISFAGLGVREGIVVAILSKIGISSSSALSLSLLIFLLGILAALIGGIIELLSDFKQKTINE comes from the coding sequence ATGAGAAAAAACATTTTTCTATATGTAAAACTAATCTTACTTATTGTAATTTTTGCGTGGATTTTCAAGGTAGTAAATGTAAATGAAACTATTAAAGTTTTACAAAAAACTAATTTATTCTTTTTCTTACTTGCATTTATAATAAACAATCTATCAAGCATTTTTCTTACAATCAAATGGCACAGGCTAGCAAGCCCGCTTGAAATAAAAAGTGATTTTACAGAACTTTTAAAGCTAAATTATATTTCAATCTTTTACAGCACTTTTATACCAGGACAAGCTTCAGGAGAATTAATCAAAGGAATTAAACTAAGTAAAAAAGAAAAAGCTGTTCAAAAAGTCTGGATACCAATATTCATTGACAAAATAACAAATCTCTTTATGGTTTTTGTCATAGGATTTATTGCAACTTTATCTGATAAAACTTTTAGACAAAACACGGGATTAATTCTTGTAATTTCTTTATTAACTATCCTACTCTTTTTTACAACAATTATTTTATTTAGTGAAAACACAGAAAAAATTGTTTCCATACTTAAGGATTTTATTCTAAGGAGCTTAAGAACTTTTAATTTAAACACAAAATCAATAGAGGAATTCTCTATTACTTACTTTAAAGAATATAAAAAGCATGACTTATTAATGTTAGAGACTTTCTTTTGGAGTTTACTAATCAAGGCACCTCATATTTTTGCATTTTATTTTTTATCTTTAAGTTTAAACATTGACTTAAATTTAATACAAAATGCCTGGCTATTTGCAACTGTTTCACTTGCAACAATACTACCCATAAGCTTTGCAGGACTTGGAGTAAGAGAAGGAATAGTAGTTGCAATTCTCTCAAAAATTGGAATATCAAGCTCAAGTGCTTTAAGTTTATCCTTGCTTATTTTTTTATTAGGTATACTAGCAGCATTAATTGGTGGAATAATTGAGTTATTATCAGATTTTAAACAAAAAACAATAAATGAATAA
- a CDS encoding type II toxin-antitoxin system HicB family antitoxin, translating into MKLKIVLEKSDEGGFTAYVPSLPGCVSEGNSEEDAVKNIQEAIELYLEPVDDDWIFDKNKNIVREISL; encoded by the coding sequence ATGAAACTTAAAATTGTTTTAGAAAAAAGCGATGAAGGTGGTTTTACTGCTTATGTACCGTCATTACCTGGATGTGTTAGTGAAGGTAATTCAGAAGAAGATGCTGTTAAAAACATTCAAGAAGCAATTGAATTGTATCTTGAGCCGGTAGATGATGATTGGATTTTTGATAAAAACAAAAATATAGTAAGAGAAATCTCCTTGTGA
- a CDS encoding type II toxin-antitoxin system HicA family toxin has product MKKVPSLNFFKVIRALQRAGWIVVRQKGSHIRLHKHTASEILKLTVPAHNPIKRSTLSHILKQAGISLEEFEKYL; this is encoded by the coding sequence GTGAAGAAAGTTCCAAGTTTAAATTTCTTTAAAGTAATTAGAGCACTTCAAAGAGCAGGATGGATTGTAGTTCGCCAAAAAGGAAGTCATATCAGGTTACATAAACATACTGCTAGCGAGATTTTAAAACTAACAGTACCTGCTCACAATCCAATTAAAAGATCAACACTTTCACATATTTTGAAGCAAGCAGGTATCAGCCTTGAAGAGTTTGAGAAATATTTGTAG
- a CDS encoding methyltransferase domain-containing protein, protein MVLIKEKEDIKIEIKRERENAIRQDSKISLSIFNYCFLVYFYLLKEIKKNAHFAKGVLLDVGCGASPFKDYFIKYVDKYLKHEHPEAAKENIKYDYLSELPKINAPDNSIDTIISWSVLEHVSEPFETIKEFNRILKANGIFIISVPQYWHLHEEPHDYLRFTKHILNEKITRLGFEIVYMKEEGRSFAVVGQAFCNAMILLFDLNHVKNIFNFLGGKKSENITKSILYTIYKSPLILLSIILIPVINIVFLILDKLLGSPRDTIGYFVIAKKR, encoded by the coding sequence ATGGTTCTAATTAAAGAAAAAGAAGATATAAAAATAGAAATAAAAAGAGAGAGAGAAAATGCTATTAGGCAAGATAGCAAGATAAGCTTATCCATATTTAACTACTGCTTCTTGGTTTATTTTTATCTCTTAAAAGAAATTAAAAAAAATGCTCATTTTGCAAAAGGAGTATTGCTTGATGTTGGCTGTGGAGCATCACCTTTTAAAGATTATTTCATAAAATATGTGGATAAATATTTAAAACATGAACATCCCGAAGCAGCTAAAGAAAATATTAAATATGATTATTTGTCTGAGTTACCTAAAATCAATGCACCAGATAATTCAATTGATACAATTATTTCATGGTCGGTACTTGAACATGTCTCTGAACCATTTGAGACGATTAAAGAATTCAATAGAATCTTAAAAGCTAATGGAATATTTATAATTTCAGTCCCACAATATTGGCACCTTCATGAAGAACCACATGACTACTTAAGATTCACAAAACACATTTTAAATGAAAAAATTACTAGATTAGGATTTGAAATTGTTTATATGAAAGAAGAAGGAAGGTCCTTTGCAGTTGTTGGTCAGGCATTTTGCAATGCAATGATTTTACTTTTTGATCTTAATCATGTAAAAAACATTTTTAATTTCTTAGGTGGCAAAAAATCAGAAAACATTACAAAAAGCATATTGTATACAATTTACAAATCACCTTTAATTTTGCTATCAATTATCCTTATTCCTGTTATTAACATTGTGTTCCTAATCCTGGACAAACTCCTAGGAAGTCCTAGAGATACAATTGGGTATTTCGTTATAGCTAAGAAAAGATAA
- a CDS encoding glucose-1-phosphate thymidylyltransferase, whose amino-acid sequence MKAVILSGGSGQRLAPLTNTITKQLLPVANKPTLFHILDLIKEETPIKSVCVVVSEEFGHQVKETILNSEYNKDFNFDFVFQDKPLGLAHAVQITNMHIKNEPFLMFLGDILIDKDELKNAYNQFIKNNPESLVLLKEVEDPRPYGIAEVNNGKVTKLIEKPQNPKSNLCLSGIYFFKSSIFYAIANIKPSYRDELEITDAVDFQISQDKVIEYYIIKSWWFDVGTPENLLKGNQALLNKIQNTIKSKLNNSVKIKGNVSIEENVTIEDSEITGPVMIAKNSTIKGCKIDSNVSLGKNVYLTHVQIENSIIRENTKITNPSGIISNSVCGKNVEMIFNSKIENRKSKIKFIIGDDTKCISL is encoded by the coding sequence ATGAAAGCAGTGATATTAAGCGGTGGCTCTGGACAAAGACTTGCACCACTTACAAACACAATAACTAAACAACTTTTACCTGTTGCAAACAAACCAACCTTGTTTCACATCTTAGATTTAATTAAAGAGGAAACCCCGATTAAATCTGTTTGTGTAGTAGTAAGTGAAGAATTTGGTCACCAGGTTAAAGAGACAATTCTTAATTCAGAATACAATAAAGATTTTAATTTTGATTTTGTTTTCCAGGATAAACCGTTAGGACTTGCTCATGCAGTTCAAATTACAAATATGCATATAAAGAATGAGCCTTTTCTTATGTTTTTAGGAGATATTTTAATTGACAAAGATGAATTAAAAAATGCATATAACCAATTTATAAAAAACAATCCTGAAAGTTTAGTTTTATTAAAAGAAGTAGAAGATCCAAGACCTTATGGTATTGCAGAAGTAAATAATGGTAAAGTTACAAAATTAATTGAAAAACCACAAAACCCAAAATCAAATCTTTGTTTATCAGGAATTTATTTCTTTAAATCTTCAATCTTTTATGCAATTGCAAACATAAAACCAAGCTATAGAGATGAGCTTGAAATTACTGATGCTGTTGACTTTCAAATTAGTCAAGATAAAGTTATTGAATATTACATAATTAAAAGCTGGTGGTTTGATGTTGGTACCCCAGAAAACTTACTTAAAGGGAATCAAGCTCTTTTAAACAAAATCCAAAATACCATAAAATCAAAACTAAATAATTCTGTAAAAATAAAAGGAAATGTATCTATAGAAGAAAACGTCACTATTGAAGATTCTGAAATTACAGGTCCTGTTATGATTGCAAAGAATTCCACTATTAAAGGATGTAAGATAGACTCTAATGTAAGTCTTGGTAAGAACGTTTATCTAACACATGTACAAATAGAAAACTCAATAATTAGAGAAAATACAAAAATTACAAATCCTTCTGGTATTATTTCAAATAGTGTTTGTGGAAAGAATGTTGAAATGATTTTTAACTCGAAAATCGAAAATCGAAAATCGAAAATCAAGTTCATTATAGGAGACGATACAAAATGCATATCATTGTAA
- the rfbB gene encoding dTDP-glucose 4,6-dehydratase, whose protein sequence is MHIIVTGGLGFIGSNFIRHLLSESKDVFITNIDAQTYAGRLDNLKDIEGKKNYQYFKGNIQDYDFIENTFKTYKPDCIINFAAETHVDRSIEKSQPFIETNIVGTHVLLEVSLKQKLKKYIQISTDEVYGSVMPPDKFTESSPIKPNSPYSASKAAADHLVRAYNKTYGLNTTIIRCSNNFGPYQFPEKVIPYFISLALENKKVPVYGDGLNVRDWIYVLDFCKAISLVLEKDKPGEIYNVGGDYELTNLDLTKTLLKRLGKGENLISFVEDRLGHDRRYAMDSSKIKKELSWEKKYSFEEALDKTINWYKNNKEWIERRTKQYSAVK, encoded by the coding sequence ATGCATATCATTGTAACTGGTGGACTAGGTTTTATAGGTTCTAATTTCATTAGACATTTATTGTCTGAAAGTAAGGATGTATTTATTACAAATATTGATGCCCAGACTTATGCAGGAAGATTGGATAACTTAAAAGATATTGAAGGTAAAAAAAACTATCAGTATTTTAAAGGAAATATTCAGGATTATGACTTCATTGAAAATACATTTAAGACCTATAAGCCAGATTGTATAATTAATTTTGCTGCAGAAACGCATGTAGATAGAAGTATAGAAAAATCCCAGCCTTTTATTGAAACTAATATAGTTGGCACACATGTGTTGTTAGAAGTTTCTCTCAAACAAAAATTAAAAAAATATATTCAAATAAGTACTGATGAGGTTTATGGTTCAGTCATGCCACCTGACAAGTTTACTGAAAGCAGTCCTATAAAACCAAATAGTCCTTATTCAGCAAGCAAAGCAGCAGCAGATCACTTGGTAAGAGCATATAACAAAACCTATGGTTTAAATACAACGATCATCAGATGTTCAAATAATTTTGGACCATACCAATTTCCCGAAAAAGTAATTCCATATTTTATTTCATTAGCTCTTGAAAATAAAAAAGTCCCTGTTTATGGTGATGGCTTAAATGTAAGAGACTGGATTTATGTACTAGACTTTTGCAAAGCAATTTCATTAGTCTTAGAAAAAGATAAACCAGGAGAAATTTATAATGTTGGCGGAGACTATGAGTTAACTAATTTAGATTTAACAAAGACACTTCTTAAAAGACTTGGTAAAGGAGAAAATTTAATTAGTTTTGTAGAAGACAGGTTAGGTCATGATCGTAGGTATGCAATGGACTCAAGTAAAATAAAAAAAGAACTTAGTTGGGAAAAGAAATATAGCTTTGAAGAAGCACTGGATAAAACAATAAACTGGTATAAGAATAATAAAGAATGGATTGAGAGAAGAACTAAACAATACAGTGCAGTCAAGTAA
- a CDS encoding glycosyltransferase family 4 protein has translation MVNYEFPPIGGGGGTTTRFLAKYIAKLGVNVDVLTAKPLLQDIYNHPDGFKLHYVGPVKKKLTTTHIPELARFMLTTIYYAKSIIKTTMPDLIHCFFAIPSGAFGLHCKKKFNIPYITSVLGADVPGFNIGDWRLNVYHEFTKGLSKPVWENSNFVVANSPALKSICKKFSPNQEIKVITNGVDEEIFYPKQFNSTNPNNNVNLLYVSRLTFQKGIWTLIKACGILKKRGVTNYKLTVIGEGHLKDEMFSLIDKYKISDKVNVLGWKRFEELPDIYRSADIFILPSVMEGMASVTLQAIACGLPIIVSRVKGNEEVLEEGYNGLSAEYNNALDFASAIEKLIKQPELRQKMSKNSIQKSKQFLWETIAKQYLELYEKSVYSKTLEEVIV, from the coding sequence ATGGTCAATTACGAATTCCCACCAATAGGCGGTGGTGGCGGCACAACGACAAGATTTCTAGCAAAATATATAGCTAAGCTTGGAGTTAATGTAGATGTCTTAACTGCAAAGCCATTACTTCAAGACATCTACAATCACCCGGATGGCTTTAAGCTTCATTATGTTGGACCAGTAAAAAAGAAATTAACAACTACTCATATTCCAGAGTTAGCAAGGTTTATGTTAACTACTATTTATTATGCCAAATCAATAATAAAAACAACCATGCCAGATCTTATACATTGTTTTTTTGCAATTCCATCTGGTGCTTTTGGATTACATTGTAAAAAGAAATTTAATATTCCATATATAACATCAGTCTTAGGTGCTGATGTCCCAGGATTTAATATTGGTGACTGGAGACTTAATGTTTATCATGAGTTTACAAAAGGGCTTTCAAAACCAGTCTGGGAAAATTCTAATTTTGTAGTTGCAAATAGTCCTGCCTTAAAAAGTATTTGTAAAAAGTTTTCTCCAAACCAGGAGATCAAAGTAATAACAAATGGTGTTGACGAGGAGATTTTTTATCCTAAACAATTCAATTCCACTAACCCTAATAATAATGTAAATCTTCTTTATGTAAGTCGGTTGACCTTTCAAAAAGGCATCTGGACTTTAATTAAAGCCTGTGGCATTCTTAAAAAAAGAGGAGTTACAAACTACAAACTTACAGTTATTGGTGAGGGTCATCTAAAAGATGAAATGTTTTCACTGATTGACAAATATAAAATAAGCGATAAGGTAAATGTCTTAGGCTGGAAAAGGTTTGAAGAATTACCTGATATTTATAGAAGTGCTGATATTTTTATTTTGCCATCAGTTATGGAGGGTATGGCAAGTGTTACACTACAAGCTATAGCATGCGGCTTGCCAATAATAGTTTCAAGAGTAAAAGGAAATGAAGAAGTACTTGAAGAAGGATACAATGGCTTAAGTGCTGAGTATAACAATGCTCTTGATTTTGCTAGTGCAATTGAAAAATTAATTAAGCAGCCTGAATTAAGACAGAAAATGTCTAAAAACAGTATTCAAAAATCAAAACAATTTTTATGGGAAACTATTGCTAAACAATATTTAGAACTTTATGAGAAAAGTGTTTATAGTAAAACTTTAGAGGAAGTTATTGTTTAA
- a CDS encoding methyltransferase domain-containing protein yields the protein MKRDYINLLRCIKCRGPLNLSEDHHYKIRHNKIELGVLSCSQCGSLYPIMNGIGVFFPNKLLRYYLNEKEKETCCQLGLKYEFLKNELNKIERKQLDVAKNWSYEWNEVYNYSKEDLDKDDFFGENSFFKFIPITPADFSDKVVVIWCGGKGRESYHISKYKPRLIVVNEIGDEIYGINAILPENAEPLLIRCDMTNNPLMDGFADYSICDHALQHVSDHRLGFKKILDALKPGGIIAINVYSYENNFLMTHIIEPLKFIFHRFPLKIQQNIARLPAVIIFVLIRFIYIPAKKIFPKQVCEKLPLFEHMMFWSKSSFKFFCMTCFDLIHAPISHHFRKFEIQEMAKSNKVIISELTNTHSTTWTLIGKK from the coding sequence ATGAAAAGAGATTATATTAATTTATTAAGATGTATAAAATGCAGAGGACCGCTTAATTTATCCGAGGATCATCATTATAAAATAAGGCATAACAAGATAGAATTGGGAGTATTGTCTTGTTCGCAATGCGGCTCCCTTTATCCCATAATGAATGGCATTGGCGTATTTTTCCCAAATAAACTTTTAAGATATTATCTTAATGAAAAAGAAAAAGAAACATGTTGTCAACTAGGTTTAAAATATGAATTTTTAAAGAACGAACTTAATAAAATAGAGAGAAAGCAATTGGACGTGGCAAAAAACTGGAGTTATGAATGGAATGAAGTATACAATTATTCGAAAGAGGATCTTGATAAGGATGATTTTTTTGGAGAAAATTCATTTTTTAAATTTATTCCCATTACGCCAGCAGATTTTAGTGATAAAGTTGTTGTAATCTGGTGTGGCGGCAAGGGTAGGGAGTCCTATCACATATCTAAATATAAACCTCGATTAATCGTTGTTAATGAAATCGGTGATGAGATTTACGGTATAAATGCAATACTTCCAGAAAATGCCGAACCCTTATTAATTCGCTGCGATATGACAAATAATCCTCTTATGGATGGCTTTGCTGATTATTCTATATGTGACCATGCGCTGCAACATGTGTCAGATCACCGATTGGGTTTTAAGAAGATTTTAGATGCTCTTAAGCCGGGTGGAATTATAGCAATTAATGTATATAGTTATGAAAATAATTTTTTGATGACCCATATCATTGAACCTTTGAAATTTATTTTTCATAGATTCCCTCTTAAAATACAGCAAAATATTGCTAGATTGCCAGCAGTCATTATCTTCGTTTTGATACGTTTTATTTATATCCCTGCTAAGAAGATATTCCCTAAGCAAGTTTGCGAGAAATTACCCTTGTTCGAGCATATGATGTTTTGGTCGAAGAGTTCATTTAAGTTTTTTTGTATGACTTGCTTTGACTTAATCCATGCTCCCATATCACATCATTTTAGAAAGTTTGAGATTCAAGAAATGGCCAAGTCAAACAAAGTTATTATATCGGAACTGACAAACACACATAGTACAACATGGACATTGATAGGCAAGAAATGA
- a CDS encoding class I SAM-dependent methyltransferase — protein MLTLISKDSQIVEKLASALNETTSKLLDLNTQAIASEFLSIDRAVEQLELFKTVINKKEKYDFKGKKLLEIGAGVGTFLITARTKYEIESYGIEPSEDEFSPFNEISSSLLSEYNLPKDIVVRGLAEALPFPSDSFDLIYSTNVLEHVQDPKKVLSESIRVLKPGGYLQFVIPNYFSFWEGHYAIFWPCITNKTFGKLYAKLLGKNPAYIDTLQLISPFYLRNIIKSFKDQIEVLGWGKDVFKKRLETGNYSDWASLQKIRPIVNLMQKLKIASVIANVLNKFEMYTPIVLTIKKIKQ, from the coding sequence ATGCTTACACTAATTTCAAAGGATTCACAAATTGTTGAAAAACTTGCAAGTGCTTTAAATGAAACTACTAGCAAACTTCTTGACTTGAATACACAAGCTATTGCTTCTGAGTTTTTATCAATTGACAGAGCTGTTGAACAACTTGAATTGTTTAAAACTGTTATTAACAAAAAAGAAAAATATGATTTTAAAGGAAAAAAGTTATTAGAAATTGGTGCTGGTGTTGGTACTTTCTTAATTACTGCAAGAACTAAATATGAGATTGAATCTTATGGAATTGAGCCTTCAGAGGATGAGTTTTCCCCGTTTAATGAAATCTCGTCTAGCCTTTTAAGTGAATATAACTTGCCTAAGGATATTGTTGTACGTGGACTTGCAGAAGCTCTTCCTTTTCCAAGTGATAGTTTTGATTTAATTTATTCTACAAATGTTTTAGAGCATGTACAGGATCCAAAAAAAGTTTTATCCGAGTCGATTAGAGTTTTAAAACCAGGAGGTTATTTGCAGTTTGTAATTCCTAATTATTTTTCTTTTTGGGAAGGGCACTATGCAATTTTTTGGCCTTGTATAACAAATAAAACTTTTGGGAAATTATATGCCAAACTTCTTGGCAAAAATCCAGCCTATATTGATACCCTTCAATTAATAAGCCCTTTTTATCTAAGAAATATAATCAAGTCATTTAAAGATCAAATTGAAGTTTTAGGATGGGGAAAGGATGTATTTAAAAAGCGCTTAGAAACAGGAAATTACTCAGACTGGGCATCACTACAAAAAATAAGGCCAATTGTTAATTTGATGCAGAAATTAAAAATTGCATCAGTAATTGCAAATGTATTAAATAAGTTTGAGATGTATACGCCTATTGTGCTTACAATTAAAAAGATCAAACAGTAG
- a CDS encoding methyltransferase domain-containing protein, which produces MKERVIQYLSCPACKADIELLKSNSCDSTGHIIEGKLQCTSCKAIYPIIKGVPCFSLSLKDKTVDQNRKNFGDEWNYFTNTIDEGLAKNELDSYFHPFVDYKDLDSKTILDAGCGGGRLCYIVSKKTKAKEIIGVDLSSAVFTAFKNTKHLDNATIIQADINKLPFKKSFTFDFIYSVGVLHHLPNPKHGFTSLTKNLRENGELLVWVYGKEGNFLYITFADPLRKYITSKLPFKVNLLLSFLISVIVWLIIRLIYFPVNKVLGLNNTNKILPMNEYFDYFRKRGFKDFWRTVFDKMVPTISYYISKDEFEDWFKTNSLQFKTYFRNGHSWTGIGLKRDSMVSLKVN; this is translated from the coding sequence ATGAAAGAAAGAGTCATTCAATATCTTAGCTGTCCTGCTTGTAAAGCAGATATTGAGCTATTAAAAAGCAATTCTTGTGATTCAACAGGACACATTATTGAAGGCAAGTTACAGTGTACTTCCTGTAAAGCAATCTATCCAATTATAAAAGGAGTCCCTTGTTTTAGTTTAAGTTTAAAAGATAAGACTGTAGATCAAAACAGAAAAAACTTTGGAGATGAGTGGAATTATTTTACAAATACTATTGATGAAGGTCTTGCTAAGAATGAGCTAGATAGTTATTTTCATCCTTTTGTTGATTACAAAGACTTAGACAGTAAGACTATTTTAGATGCTGGTTGCGGTGGCGGTAGACTTTGTTATATAGTTTCAAAAAAAACAAAAGCAAAAGAAATAATAGGAGTTGATTTATCAAGTGCTGTATTTACTGCTTTTAAAAACACAAAACATTTAGACAACGCAACAATCATTCAAGCTGATATAAACAAACTACCTTTTAAAAAAAGTTTTACTTTTGATTTTATATATTCAGTTGGAGTCTTGCACCATTTACCAAATCCAAAACATGGTTTTACTTCTCTTACTAAAAATTTAAGAGAAAATGGAGAACTGTTAGTGTGGGTATATGGCAAAGAAGGTAATTTTCTTTATATAACTTTTGCAGATCCTTTAAGAAAATATATAACTTCTAAGCTGCCTTTTAAAGTTAATTTACTGCTTTCTTTCCTAATATCAGTAATTGTTTGGTTAATAATTCGGTTAATATATTTCCCTGTAAATAAAGTTTTGGGACTCAATAACACAAATAAAATTCTTCCTATGAATGAATACTTTGATTATTTTAGAAAAAGAGGGTTTAAGGATTTTTGGAGAACAGTTTTTGACAAAATGGTACCAACCATTTCTTACTATATTTCAAAAGATGAATTTGAAGATTGGTTTAAAACAAATAGCTTACAATTTAAGACATACTTTAGAAATGGTCATAGTTGGACTGGGATTGGATTAAAAAGAGATTCAATGGTTAGTTTAAAAGTTAATTAG